The Metabacillus sediminilitoris genome window below encodes:
- a CDS encoding RluA family pseudouridine synthase: protein MTLFQLQWTITKKDAGKLVLDFIKEKKISKRALTDIKFNGGDILVNAVHVTVRYNLKEDDVLTVIFPKEERGGGLVADDVPFTIVYEDDHCLVVDKPPYVPSIPSREHQKGTLANGLINYYQQQQIPSTIHIVNRLDKDTSGLMLVAKHRFAHSLFSDQQKKKDIHRTYEAIVHGVIDQQNGTIVKPIGRKKDSIIEREVCEDGQEAVTHFQVLNSFENKTHVKLVLETGRTHQIRVHLSSIGHPLCGDTLYGGDETEIKRQALHSSHLSFLHPLLEKEFQFSAQLPNDMKRLIHEDPLRK from the coding sequence ATGACATTATTTCAACTTCAATGGACGATCACAAAGAAGGACGCTGGAAAGCTTGTGTTGGATTTTATTAAAGAAAAGAAAATCTCGAAACGAGCATTAACAGATATTAAATTCAATGGTGGAGATATCCTCGTTAATGCGGTTCATGTTACCGTTCGTTACAATCTTAAGGAAGATGATGTTCTTACTGTTATTTTTCCAAAAGAAGAAAGAGGAGGAGGACTTGTAGCTGATGATGTCCCTTTTACAATTGTGTATGAGGATGATCATTGCTTAGTAGTTGATAAACCGCCATATGTTCCCTCTATCCCGTCTCGGGAACATCAAAAAGGTACGTTAGCAAATGGATTAATCAACTATTATCAACAACAGCAAATTCCTTCAACGATTCATATTGTTAATCGATTAGATAAGGATACTTCAGGTTTGATGCTTGTTGCAAAGCATCGATTTGCTCATTCCTTGTTTTCAGATCAGCAAAAGAAAAAGGACATTCATCGTACATATGAAGCGATTGTTCATGGCGTGATCGATCAGCAAAATGGAACAATTGTCAAGCCGATCGGCCGTAAAAAAGACAGTATCATTGAGCGGGAAGTTTGTGAAGATGGTCAAGAAGCAGTTACACATTTTCAAGTACTGAATTCTTTTGAAAACAAAACACATGTAAAATTAGTTCTCGAAACTGGCCGAACACACCAAATTCGGGTTCACCTTTCATCAATTGGACATCCATTATGCGGTGATACATTATACGGTGGAGATGAGACTGAAATTAAACGACAAGCACTTCATAGTTCCCACCTTTCATTTCTGCATCCATTGTTAGAAAAAGAGTTTCAGTTTTCAGCACAGCTGCCAAATGATATGAAAAGATTAATTCATGAAGACCCACTACGAAAGTAA
- the prpE gene encoding bis(5'-nucleosyl)-tetraphosphatase PrpE, protein MNIDVVGDIHGCFAEFEALTKKLGYDWSSGIPVHPNNRKLSFVGDLTDRGPNSLKVIEVVYRLIKEKKAFYSPGNHCNKLYRYFLGNKVQVTHGLETTVAEYDALTNSQQEEIKKKFIWLYESAPLYQVVDNGKLIVAHAGIREDYIGKMGNAVKTFVLYGDITGKTNPDGTPVRRDWAQHYKGKAFIVYGHTPIKEPKRTNQTINIDTGAVFGNKLTAYRYPEDELMSVDSTLPYDESRFR, encoded by the coding sequence ATGAATATTGATGTTGTTGGTGATATCCATGGATGTTTTGCTGAATTTGAGGCGTTAACGAAAAAGCTTGGGTATGATTGGTCGTCAGGGATTCCGGTTCATCCTAACAATCGAAAACTCTCATTTGTTGGTGATTTAACAGATCGTGGACCTAACTCCTTAAAAGTAATTGAGGTTGTTTATCGTCTGATAAAAGAAAAGAAAGCTTTTTATTCACCAGGAAACCATTGCAACAAACTTTACCGTTATTTTTTAGGAAATAAGGTGCAAGTCACACATGGACTTGAAACAACGGTTGCTGAGTATGATGCACTTACTAACAGTCAGCAAGAAGAGATAAAAAAGAAGTTTATTTGGCTTTACGAGTCAGCACCACTTTACCAAGTTGTTGATAATGGAAAGTTAATTGTAGCACATGCAGGAATTCGCGAAGATTACATAGGAAAGATGGGAAACGCTGTAAAAACATTCGTATTATATGGCGATATTACAGGCAAAACAAATCCAGATGGTACACCTGTACGTCGTGATTGGGCACAGCATTACAAAGGAAAAGCATTTATTGTCTATGGTCATACACCGATCAAAGAACCAAAACGTACAAATCAAACAATAAATATTGATACAGGAGCTGTTTTTGGTAATAAACTGACTGCCTATCGTTATCCAGAAGATGAGCTAATGTCTGTAGATTCCACCTTACCTTATGATGAATCAAGATTTAGATAA
- a CDS encoding FtsW/RodA/SpoVE family cell cycle protein yields the protein MTNEKSPQQQIDYTLIFIMFLLAIVSTVAIKSAELTLPETLQSINFSLKQIQWYVIGIFAVAMTMLIDYDRFKQLSWYLYGFGLLLLLGLEILPAPIVQTIKGATSWYKLGPLGNFQPSELMKIFMIIVLSKIIADHREKYSRNTVKDDFILIGKIAAAAAPPVLLLVRQPDMGMTMVFCAIIGSLILVSGIKWRIILTAVISVVTVMGTGIFIFIKFPDFFLKYILGGQEYQLSRFYGWLNPFEYAGEQGFQLVKSLLAIGSGELIGKGYQNLEVYLPEAHTDFIFAIISEQFGFIGGSIVVSLFFLLIYRMIHISLESNDPFGSYLCTGVIGMITFQVFQNIGMTIGLLPITGLPLPFVSYGGSSLATYMVAIGIVLNVRSRTRKYMFD from the coding sequence ATGACAAATGAAAAATCCCCTCAACAACAAATAGATTATACATTAATATTTATTATGTTTTTATTAGCAATTGTAAGTACAGTTGCGATTAAAAGTGCAGAATTGACCTTACCAGAAACTCTGCAAAGTATAAATTTCTCACTTAAACAAATACAGTGGTACGTAATAGGTATATTTGCTGTTGCCATGACAATGCTTATTGACTATGATCGCTTTAAACAGCTCTCATGGTATTTATATGGCTTTGGGCTCTTACTGTTACTTGGTCTCGAAATATTACCTGCTCCAATTGTTCAAACGATTAAGGGTGCAACAAGTTGGTATAAACTTGGACCTCTTGGTAACTTCCAGCCATCAGAACTAATGAAGATCTTTATGATTATCGTACTGAGTAAAATTATTGCTGATCATCGTGAAAAATACTCAAGAAATACTGTAAAAGATGATTTTATTTTAATAGGAAAGATAGCAGCAGCTGCAGCTCCTCCGGTCCTTCTTTTAGTAAGACAGCCCGATATGGGGATGACAATGGTATTTTGTGCGATTATTGGTTCACTCATTTTAGTATCAGGAATTAAATGGCGTATTATTTTAACAGCTGTTATTTCCGTTGTTACTGTGATGGGTACTGGTATATTTATTTTTATTAAATTTCCTGATTTTTTCCTTAAATATATATTGGGCGGACAAGAATATCAGCTTAGCAGATTTTATGGCTGGTTAAATCCATTTGAATATGCAGGAGAACAAGGTTTCCAACTTGTAAAATCTTTACTTGCAATTGGCTCAGGTGAACTAATTGGAAAAGGCTATCAAAATCTAGAAGTTTATCTACCAGAGGCACATACTGACTTTATCTTTGCCATTATCTCTGAACAATTTGGATTTATCGGAGGGAGTATTGTTGTTTCACTCTTCTTCTTATTAATTTATCGAATGATTCATATTTCATTAGAAAGCAATGATCCATTTGGCAGCTATTTATGTACGGGTGTAATAGGTATGATTACATTCCAAGTTTTCCAAAACATTGGGATGACAATCGGTTTACTCCCAATCACAGGTCTTCCACTGCCTTTTGTAAGCTATGGAGGCAGCTCGCTCGCAACCTATATGGTCGCTATCGGAATCGTCCTAAATGTCCGATCACGTACAAGAAAATACATGTTTGACTAA